The genomic DNA TATCTGATCTAAACTTCCTCCTAATAGGAAACAAGCCATTCCAGCAGCCATTGCACAAGCTGATCCAACTTCTGCTTGACAACCACCTTCAGCACCAGAAATTGTTGCATTTTCTTTAATTAAATTTCCAATTATTCCAGCTATTGCAAGCCCCTTTAATATATCTTCATTTCCCAATTTATACTCTTCTCTCATGGCATACAAAAGACCTGGAACAACTCCACAAGCTCCGCAAGTTGGAGCAGTTACAACTCTTCCTCCACTTCCATTTTCCTCGGATACAGCAAGTGTATATGCAAATATTCTTCCTATATATCCACTCTTTGTAGGATTAATTTTTGACTTTCTATAGAAAACAGCAGCTTTTCTAGGATATTTTAATCTACCAGGTAATACTCCTGTAGTTTCAAGCCCTCTTTTTACAGCATCTTCCATAGCTTCCCATATTTCAGTTAGATAGTCAAAAATACCTTCTCCCTCATATTCAACTACATATTCCCACAGCTCTTTATGATTTTCATTACACCATTTTTTTATTTCAGCCATAGTTCCTAATGGATATACTTTTGCTTGGCCTTTTCTATCTTCGTTTTCGTCCATGATAGTTCCACCACCAACAGAAAATACAAGCCACTTATCAAGCTCTTTTCCATCTTTATCAAAAGCTTTAAAAAGCATCCCATTTGGATGATATGGATGAACATATTCTGGTTTCCAAATAATTTGTGTTTCAGCTGGAAGCAATGTTTTTTTGATTATCCAGTCAGTTAAATGCCCTTTTCCTGTAAGTGCAAGTGATCCATATAGCTCAACTGAAAATTTAACTGCATCTGGATTTTTAGCCTTAAATTTTTTTGCTGCTCTTTCAGGTCCCATTGTATGAGAACTTGATGGTCCATTTCCAATTTTAAATAATTCTTTTAAACTATCCATAGTCTACCTCCATTTTTCCCTCAATGCTGTTTAGCAACTAAATTTATTACTTTGTAACCCCGTGAACCTCTCCCACTTAAAATTACTTTGTAATTTTTGAAGTGGGAGCTTCTTCTTGGGAAGTAGTTGCTTTTGTTAGCCAACTATATTTACCAAGCTATCCCCGTAGTTCCTACGGTTCTTTTTATTTTTAGACTGCTTGTCTTATTCTTAGACCTTCAGCCAATATATTTTTAGCGGCGTTTATATCTCTATCGTGATGAGTATGACAAATTAGACAAGTCCACTCTCTTATATCGAGAGTTTTTTTGCCATCCCTATGACCACATACAGAGCAGATTTGACTTGATGGATATAGTCTATCTATTTTTATTATTTCTTTGCCATACCATTTCGCCTTATACTCAAGTTTATTTACAAAACTAGCCCAAGATACATCAGCTATAGATTTTGATAATTTATGATTATGAAGTAATCCTTTTGTATTTAAGTCTTCAATACAGATAATATCGTGGTTTTTGATAATATATGTACTTAGCTTATTTAAGAAATCTGTTCTCATATTCATAATTTTTTCGTGTATTTTAGCTACTTTAATTCTTTGTTTTTGATAATTTCTAGCTTCGTTTAATTTTTTATTTATTTTTTTAGCAATTAGAAATCTTTTAGAAAGTTTTCTTTGTTCTCTTTTTAGTTTGTCTTCTAATTGTTTTCTAAATTTAAGATTTTTTATTTTTTCTCCAGTAGAAAGAATAGCCATATCTTTAATACCTAAATCAATTCCTACTGATGAATTAGTTTTTGGTAATTCCTGAATATCTGTTTCACATAACAAAGAGATAAAATACTTACCACTTCCATTACGCGAGATAGTAACAGATTTTATTATCCCCTCTATTTTTCTATGCACTTTGATTTTTATTAATTCTTTAAGTTTAGGAATTTTTAACCATTTTTCAAAAATATTTACAGTTCCTTTTTGATTATTAGTTGTATAGCTTTGTACTGGATTCTTCTTAGATTTGAACTTAGGAAAACCTATAGATTTATCTCTAAAAAAGTTTTTATATGCTTTATCTAAGTTAATTTGAGCATTAGCAAGAGCAAGACTATCAACTTCTTTTAGAAATTCATAATCTTTTTTATATTTTGCAGGAGTTGGATATTTTATTTTTTTATCAGGATTACCTTTACTTTCTTCATATGCTTTGATTCTATCATTTAGCATAAGATTATAGACAAGACGAACACAACCAAAAGTTTTACTAAAAAATATCTTTTGTTCTTCGCTTGGATAAATTCTAAATTTATATGCTTTTAGTTGTTTCATCAGTCCACCTCCCTCAAAATTATTTACTCTTCTGCCCTTGTTCCTCTATATATTTTTTTATGACTTCAATAGGAGCTCCTCCAGTAGTCAACAAACAAAAACTTTTAGACCAAAACATTTCTTTCCACAGATATTTTCTTATATGTGGAAATTCTTTTTTTATTATCCTAGAACTTGCTGATTTATATGCATTTATGAATTTAGTCAATTCTGTTTTTGGATGAGCCTTGAACATTATATGCACGTGGTCTTTATCGTGATTCCATTGTACTAAAGTAATATGATATGGAACTCCAATTCTTACAAACATATCTTTAGCAAATTCAGAAATTGTATCATCAAATACATTTCTTCTATATTTTACTACAAGAACTAAGTGATAATACAGCAAAAATACTGAATGACAATTACTATCTAATTCCATTGTTTTTACTCCTATTTTTATATATCTACTGATTGTATTATATCACTTTGCCTTCTAAAAAACAATAGGGCAATTCATCGCACCACCTATAGAGCTGGGCGACTTCTTGCCCGTTAGGTTAAAAAGTAAAAGAGAGTGGAGAAAGCTTTCACTCTCTCAGCTTTTTCCACTCCTATGTATGCTACTTTCTAATTTCCCCTTTATATTCTTTCGCAATCATATTAAGAACTTTTTCAACAACATCATTAATTTGTTTTTCATCAAGTGTTTTTTCTTTATCTCTTAACACTATACTAATAGCTACAGATTTTTTACCTGAGTCTATTTTGTCCCCTTCATATACATCAAATATATCAACTTTTTCAATTAGAGATGATATTTTCTTTATACTTTCAACCATATCCCCAACAAGTACATCTCTATCTAAAACAATAGCTAAATCTCTTGTTACTTCAGGATATTTTACGATTCTTTCATATTTTATAGTTTTCTTTCTATATTTATCTAGTTTTGCAAGATCAAGTTCTGCAATATAGACTCTTTCTCTTTTTATATCCATTTTTTCTTGAACATCTGGGTGTATCTCACCAAACACTCCAACTACTTCATTTCCTATAGAAATTTCAGCACTTCTTCCTGGATGGAAGTTTGGATTTTCAGTTCTTGATAATCTATATTTTGTAACTCCAAGATATTCCATTACTTTTTCTACATACCCTTTTATAGTATAAAAATCATAAGATTCTGGCTTTGGATTCCATAAAGTTCTTTCTGGTCTTCCAGCAAGTCCTATACAAATTCTTAGCTCTTCATTTGCTAGTTCATCAGCTGGAGTAAATACTCTTGAAACTTCAGCTAATCTTAGATCAAATTGATTTCTATTTATGTTATCTCTAATATTTGCAAGTAAACTCCAAATAAGTGTAGGTCTTAATATAGCCATATCTTCACTAAGTGGATTACTAATAGGAATTACAGGATCTTTAATATTTAAAATATCCACTACATTACTTGGAATGAATGAATAGTTTACTACTTCTTGAAGCCCTACTTCTCTTATTATTTTTCTTGCATCATCAGCTAATTCAACACTTGCTTCTCTTAATCCTGCACGAATATCTTCTACAGGCATAATAGCTTCTATATTGTCAAATCCATACATTCTAATTATTTCTTCATAGATATCAGCTGTTCTAGTTAAGTCCCCTCTATATACAGGTGGAATAACTACTAATGTATCTTGTGATAATGTTTTTATTCCAAATCCAAGGTTGCTTAAGATTTTTCCAACGACATCTTCTGGAAGTTCTTTTCCAACAAATTTATTAAGTTTTTCAAAACTTAATGGAATTTCACATTTCTTAGGTTTTTCAATATATCTATCAATAGCACCATCAAGAACTTCTCCACCTGCTATTTCAGCAATAAGTGCAACTGCTCTTTCACTTGCTTCTTCTATACCTTCAATATCCATTCCTCTTTCATTTCTATAAGAGGATTCTGTTATAATTCCTAATCTTCTTGCTGTTTTTCTTATATTTGATGGTTCAAAATATGCAACTTCAAGGAAAATATTTTTAGTTTCAGCTGTTATTTCACTTTCAACTCCACCAATTATACCAGCTATTGCTATTGGTCTTTCTTCATCAGCAATAACTAATTCTTCATTATTTAATTCTCTTTCAACTCCATCAAGAGTTATGATTTTTTCACCTGGTTTTGCTGCTCTAACAACAACACTACCATTTTTTACTTTATCTAAATCAAATGCATGCATAGGTTGGTTGTATTCAAACATAACAAAGTTTGTAATATCAACTATATTGTTAATTGGGTGCATTCCCATAGCTCTAATTCTCTTTTTAAGCCATTCAGGAGATTCTCCAACTTTTACATTAGTGATAACTCTACCCATGTATCTTTTGCATCTTTCTTTATCTTCAATATTTACTTTAGCAAATTTTGTAGTTGATTCTATTGTTTCTGTAAAATTTGCTACTGGATATTTTACTTTTCTACCATAATAAGCAGCGATTTCTCTTGCTATCCCTATATGAGATAAGCAGTCAGGTCTATTTGGAGTAATTTCAAGTTCAAATATTACATCATCTAGTCCTGCATATTTTCTATATTCTTCTCCAACTGGAGCGTCTTGTGGAAGGATTATTATTCCATCTCCATTTTCTCCAAGTCCTAACTCAACTTCTGAGCATAGCATTCCAAAAGATTCTACATCTCTTATTTTACTTTTTTTAATTTTAAAATTTCCTGGTAATACTGCACCTATTCTTGCAACTACAACCTTATCTCCAAGTTTGTGATTAGGAGCTCCACATACTATTTGAATAGGCTCTGCTTCCCCAACATTTACTTTTAATAGAGTTAATCTATCAGAATTTGGGTGTCTATCATATTCAACAATCTCTCCAATTACAACACGTTCAAGATCTTTTCCTTGAATATCTATAGCTTCAACTTCTTGACCTATCATAGTCAAGGCGTTATCTAGTTCTTTTATATTTTCCTTTATATCTACATACTGTTTCAACCAGTCTAAAGAAATTAACATTATTCTCCTCCAGAATTACTTAAATTGTTTTAAAAATCTTACATCATTTTCAAAGAATGCTCTTAGGTCATTTATTCCATGTCTTAACATAGCAACTCTTTCTATTCCCATTCCGAAAGCAAATCCGCTTACTTCATTAGGGTCATAACCTACAGCTTTTAAAACTTCTGGGTCTACCATTCCACAACCCATAATTTCTACCCAACCACTGTCTTTACACATTCTACAACCTTTTCCTTTACATACAGCACATTGAATATCAACTTCTGCTGATGGCTCTGTAAATGGGAAAAAGTGAGGTCTAAATCTTACTTCTGTGTCTCCAAAAATTTTCTTTAGTGAATTTGTAAGTATAGCTTTAAAGTTTGCAAATGATATATTTTCTCCAACCATTAATCCTTCCATTTGATGGAACATAGGAGTATGAGATATATCGTAGTCAGGTCTATACACTTTACCTGGACATATCATTCTAAATGGTGGTTTGTGATTTTGCATATATCTTATCTGTACAGGAGATGTTTGAGTTCTTAAAACAACATCATGATTTATATAGAATGTGTCAGTAATATCTCTTGACGGATGAGTTTCTGGAATATTTAAAGCATCAAAATTTAAAGCAACTTTTTCAACTTCTGGTCCATCTGCTATATCAAATCCCATTTCGATAAAGATATTTTTCATAAAATCCATAGTTTCTGTAATAGGATGTGTAGTTCCTAACACATTTTTCTTTCCTGGAAGAGTAATATCAATTATCTCTTGTGCCAATCTTTCATTTTTTTCCTTCTCTTTTAGTTCCGAATTTTTTTGTTCAAGAGCTTTACTGATAAACTCTCTAGTTTCATTTACAAGCTGCCCCATAACAGGTCTTTCTTCAGGAGTAAGTTCTCTCATCCCTTTAGATATTTCTGTTAGTTCTCCCTTTTTTCCGAGCAACTTAACTCTGATTTCATCCAATTGTTGTAAAGATTCTGCTTGGGATATACTAATTCCCGCAGCTTCTTTTAACTGTGCTACCTTCTCTTTCATTTTTCCTCCCTAATTTAAAAGGCTTATATTTTAAAATTTTAATTATACACAATATTAAATCTACCCCATTATATGTTTGTGTACAAATTCAAATCCATTTTTATCTATATTCAAAATCCCATACTCTCCATCTCTAACAGCTCCTGGATTAAAAAGTGTGACTTTGTTTATAATCTCTTTATAAGGAATATGGGTATGTCCAAATACAGCTGCGTTACAACCTAAAATTTCAGCTCTTTTTAAAATTGAACCATATGAAGATTTAACCCCATATTCATGACCATGAGCTAGAAGGATTTTTACTCCTTCTAGCTCAATAATCATTTCATCACTGTATTTTCTATCAAATATATCACAATTACCTCTTACGATGTAATACTGAGAATTAGGATAGACAAAAGAGAGTTCCTCTCCATCATTACTATGATCTCCTGCACATAATACAACATCAGGTTTCTCAAGTTCATAGATATTTATTAACGTTTCAAATCTACCATGTGAATCTGATATAATCAATACTTTCATTTCCTTATCCTATAAATATAGGTGCCTTACCTTTCTCTAATAATTTTACTCCATTTTTTCCAACTATTTTTTCTAAGAAATAGTTTCTGCTTAAGTTACCCATTATAAAGATATCTGCTTCATCTACTTTAGCTAAAACATCTTCATATTTATTGTGATTTAACTCTCCGTGGTATACTTTTTTACCATTTTGTTCCATGTATTCAATAAGTTGATTTTTATCTTGCTTATCTCTATTTATAACAAAAGAGTGAAATTCTGTAATTTCTGGGAAAAGATGGATAAAGTGATAACAGCTTCTATTTACCTTAACTCCATCATCATTTCCGATATATATTTTTTCCATTTTCTGAAGAGGTCTATCTCCTATCAGAAGCATTGTTTTATAATTTCCTTTTAGAATGTTGATCTCTCTTTCTCCAAGGATATCATTTTTTCCTATTACTAACATATCACAAGTTTTCATATGATCTGTTACAACATCTACTATGTTTCCAATGTCGCAAACAAGTTCTTCTTCTAAGCCCTTGTCTTTAAAACATTTTTTAAGACTGTCCATCTCAGCTTGTTCTACTGCATCCCAGCCCTGTAACATAAGAGGTACTCTTCCTGCCATTATAAGACCATCAGGTGTTGTCATTATCTTTTCTCTGTCAACATCTCTCACATAAAGTGCCTCAATTTTAAAACCTAAACTTCTTTTAAGATAGATGACTGTGTCGATAAGTGCATCTCTTTCAATCTCATTTCCAAATAATACTAGTGCTTTTCTCATAAGTAAAACCTCCCCATAAATTTGTAAAATGTGATAAAAAATTATTCTACAGTTTCTTCAGTAGCCATTTCTTCTTCATCTATATCATCATCTTCAGAATCATAAGAATCCTCTTCTATGTCGATTATATCAGCATCGTCAAGATTCTCATCTTCTTCGTCTTCAGATCTTACTCTTGTTATTGAAACCACTTTTTCATCTTTTCCATCCACTTTCATTATGATGACCCCTTGAGTAGCACGTCCATATAGCACTATATCTTCAACAGCCATTCTAATTACTATTCCAGAAGTTGTAATTGCCATAAGTTCCTCTCCGTCATATACGCAAAGTACTGATACAACATCTCCTGTCTTAGCATTACATCTAAGGTTAATTACTCCCTTACCTGTTCTATTTTGAAGTGGATATTCATCTATTCTAGTTCTCTTTCCATATCCATTTTCTGTTATTGTAAGTATTCTTCCGTTATCCACATCTTTTATTAAAAGAGCTGATACAACAGCATCTCCATGTCTTAGAGTAAGCCCCTTAACACCCATGGTATCTCTTCCTGTAGGTCTTACATCTTTACATGCAAATCTTATAGAGTATCCATTTTTAGTTGCAAGTAAGATTTCTTCTTGATCTATTTTTTCTATAAGTCCTACATATATTATATCATCATCTTCTTTAATTTTGATAGCTTTTAACCCAGAATTATTGATATTTTTATATTCATCAAGATTTGTTTTCTTAACAAGCCCATTTTTAGTGACAAATATAAGCTCATTATCTTGAGAAAAATCTCTAGTTCTAATGATAGATCTTATCTTTTCTCCCTCTTCAAGCTTAATTATGTTGCTCATTAATCTTCCTCTTGATTGTTTTGAAGTTTCAGGGATTTCATAAACTTTTAAGTTATAAACTTTACCTTTGTCTGTAAATACCATAAGTGTATCATGGTTTGTTGCAGCATCTATACTTTCAACGAAATCATCTTCTATAGTATTTTGACTAGCTACCCCTTTTCCTCCTCTACGTTGAGCCTTATATTTGCTAAGTTCCATTCTCTTTACATAACCTTTGCTTGTAAAAGTTAGAATAACTTTTTCATCTTTTATTAAATCTTCAGGCTTAATTTCAAGTCTTGATTTTTGAATTTCTGTTCTTCTCTCATCATCATATTTTTCTTTAAGTTCTATTAACTCAGTTTTCATAATATCATATATTCTTGAATCATGAGCTAATATCTCTCTTAATTCAGCTATATATTTTTCAATTTCAGCATATTCAGCTTCAATTTTTTCTCTTTCAAGTCCAGTTAATCTTTGAAGTTTCATATCTAGAATAGCTCTTGCTTGAACATCTGAAAAAGCATATTTTCCCATAAGTTCTTCTCTAGCTTGATTGGCGTCACTTGCACCTCTAATAAGCTCTATTATTCTATCAATATTATCTAGTGCTATTCTAAATCCTTGTAAAATATGAGCTCTTTTTTCAGCTTTATCTAAGTTAAACTGAGTTCTTCTAGTTATTACTTCAAATCTATGTTTTATGTATTCTTCAATTATCTCTTTTAAATTTAATACTTTTGGAGTATTGTTAACAAGTGCTAACATAATTATTCCAAATGTACTTCTAAGTTCTGTATATTTATATAATTTATTTAAAATAAGCTCAGGCTCTTCACCTTTTTTAAGCTCAATTACTACTCTTATTCCTTCTCTATCTGATTCATCTCTTAAATCTGAAATTCCTGTAACTTTTTTCTCTTTTACAAGATTTGCAATTCTCTCAATTAGAGTAGATTTGTTAAGTTGATATGGTATTTCTTTTATTATAATATTTATTTTCCCATTTTTCAACTCTTCGATTTCTATCTTACCTCTTACTCTAACTTTTCCTCTACCTGTTAGATAAGCATCAATTATTCCTTTTTTCCCATCTATTATACCACCTGTAGGGAAATCGGGCCCTTTTATATACTCCATTAAGTCCATTGGAGTAAGCTCAGGATTATCTATTAGTGCCAAAGTTCCGTCTACTACTTCTCCTAAATTATGAGGTGGAATATTTGTTGCCATTCCAACAGCTATCCCTGTTGCTCCATTTATAAGTAAGTTTGGTAATTTAGCTGGCAATACAGTAGGCTCATCTAATGAATCATCAAAGTTTTTTCTAAAATCTATTGTATTTTTATCAATATCTTCTAAAAGTTCCGTTGTGATCTTAGCCATTCTTGCCTCAGTATATCTCATTGCTGCTGCAGAATCTCCATCTATTGAACCAAAGTTTCCATGTCCTGAAACAAGTGGATATCTGTAGTTAAAATCTTGAGCCATTCTAACCATTGTTCCATAAACAGCTGAATCTCCATGTGGATGGTATTTACCCAAAACTTCCCCAACGATTCTTGCTGATTTTTTATATGGTTTATCAAAAGTCATACCAAGTTCATTCATAGCAAAAAGTATTCTTCTGTGTACTGGTTTCATTCCATCTCTAACATCTGGAAGTGCTCTACTTACAATAACACTCATGGAATAATCAAGATATGATTCTTTCATTTCATCTTCAATGTATCTGTTATTTATATTTGACATATTCTCTAACTGCCTAGGCAGTGTCCCTCCCTTTTTTCTCTTTTTTTAATAGGTATAAAATCCAAAATTAGATATCTAGATTTTTTACATATTCAGCATTTTCCTCTATAAACTCTCTTCTAGGTTCAACTTTGTCTCCCATTAGTTTATCAAATAGCATATCTGCAGCTCTTGCATCATCTATTGAAACTCTAAGTAGTGTTCTGTGTTCTGGATCCATTGTTGTTTCCCAAAGCTGTTCAGGATTCATCTCTCCTAATCCTTTATATCTTTGTAGAGTATATCTCTTGTTATCATCTTCAAATTCTGCTGTTGCTTCAGCTAGTTCTCTATCTGAATATGCATATTTTATTTGTTTTCCATAAGAGATTTTATATAGTGGTGGTTGAGCAATATATACATTTCCATTGTAGATTAGTTCTACCATATATCTGTATATAAATGTCAATAAAAGCGTTCTAATATGAGCTCCGTCAACGTCGGCGTCTGTCATTAGAATAATTTTTCCATATCTTAACTTTGTAATATCAAAATTATCTCCAATTCCAGCTCCAAATGCTGTAATCATAGCTCTTACTTCATTATTTTCTAAAGCTTTATGAAGTCCTGCCTTTTCAACGTTTAATATTTTTCCTCTTAGAGGTAGTATTGCTTGGTGAAATCTATCTCTTCCTTGCTTTGCTGATCCTCCTGCTGAATCTCCCTCAACTATATAAAGTTCACATTCTTCAGGATTTTTAGATGAACAATCTGCTAATTTTCCAGGAAGTGATCCCACTTCTAAAGCTGATTTTCTAAGTACTAATTCTCTTGCTCTTTGTGCTGCTTCTCTAGCTTTTCTAGAGTTTAATATCTTTTCTATTATTATTTTTGTATCAGATGGATTATCTTCTAATACCATTTTTAAAGCATTTCCAACTACTGTTGATACAACTCCTGTAACCTCAGAGTTTCCAAGTTTTGTCTTAGTTTGACCTTCAAATTGTGGCTGAGCTACTTTTACAGAAACTATTGCAATAATTCCTTCTCTTATATCATTTCCTTGAAGGTTTTTATCTTTTTCTTTTAAGATTCCTTGGCTCTTTCCTACATCATTTATAGTTCTTGTAAGAGCAGTTCTAAATCCTTGAACATGTGTTCCTCCTTCATGAGTATTGATATTATTTACAAATGAATATATAACTTCATTTTGATTTACAGTATAAGTAAAAGCTACTTCGACTGCTATATTATCAACTTCTCCAACCATATGAATAGGATCTTTTATAAGCTTTTCTGTATCTTTTGTTATCTCTTTTAAAAAGTCTGATATTCCACCTTCAAATTCAAATACTTCTTTTTTAAATGGTTCTTTTCTTGAATCTGTAATTGTTATTACAAGTCCTTTATTTAGGTAAGCAAGTTCTTTAAGTCTGTTTTTAAGCGTATTATAATCAAATACTAAAGTTTCAAATATCTCAAAGTCAGGCTTAAATCTTACTGTTGTTCCGTGGTCATCTGACTCGCCTATCTCTTTTACTGGTGCTTCTGGAATCCCTCTATCATATTTTTGATACCAAATTTTACCATTTTTTCTAACTTCTACTTCTGTCCATTCTGATAGAGCATTTACTACTGAAATACCAACTCCGTGAAGTCCTCCAGATACTTTATAGTTATTGTTTTCAAATTTTCCTCCAGCATGAAGTACTGTCAATACTATTTCAAGTGCTGATTTTCCATATTTTGGATGGATATCAATAGGGATACCTCTTCCATTATCTATAACTTCTATTACATTATTTGGAAGTATATTTACTTCGATATGTGTACAAAAACCTGCAAGAGCTTCGTCAACTGAGTTGTCTACTACCTCCCACACTAAATGGTGCAGACCTCTTTCTGAAGTTGTACCTATATACATTCCCGGTCTTTTTCTAACTGCTTCCAATCCTTCCAATACCGTAATATCTTCTGCTTGATAATTATTACTCACTTCTATATACCTCCAACTATACTAAAAAATTCTTTTGCTCTTCTAAATAGTGCCTGTGTTGTATATCCAGTTAGATAAATTTTTCTATCTGTTACAACTACACTTCTTTCTATTCCCAATGCTAAATTTTTAATCTCTTTATTAGAGAAAACACTAGCATTTTCAGGATTTTTAAAATGTATATAATCAATAATAAGGATAACTTGGGAACTGGGTATTACCAAATCATCTTCTAAATAAAGATACATTAATAATTGCCCCTTCTAAATTTCCTATCTTTTTTTTCTTCTATACAAACTTTACAAAACTCTTCCCCTTCAGTACTTTCAAATATCATGCCACAGCTTTTACATTTTTTATACCCGTGAGAAAGCAAATATTTTTCTCTTTCTGTAGCAATTTTTCTTAAGTAATCAAGTTTTTTGATTATTCCCTCATTAGACATATCCATATCTCTTATAACTGAACCATTTAGATTGTCATGAGTTTCTTCTACCTCTTCTTCTACTT from Fusobacterium hominis includes the following:
- a CDS encoding L-serine ammonia-lyase translates to MDSLKELFKIGNGPSSSHTMGPERAAKKFKAKNPDAVKFSVELYGSLALTGKGHLTDWIIKKTLLPAETQIIWKPEYVHPYHPNGMLFKAFDKDGKELDKWLVFSVGGGTIMDENEDRKGQAKVYPLGTMAEIKKWCNENHKELWEYVVEYEGEGIFDYLTEIWEAMEDAVKRGLETTGVLPGRLKYPRKAAVFYRKSKINPTKSGYIGRIFAYTLAVSEENGSGGRVVTAPTCGACGVVPGLLYAMREEYKLGNEDILKGLAIAGIIGNLIKENATISGAEGGCQAEVGSACAMAAGMACFLLGGSLDQIEYAAEMALEHHLGLTCDPVGGYVQVPCIERNAAGAARALESAIYSMYTDGKNRVTFDEVVQTMGATGRDLKEEYRETSLGGLAKFTFNAKC
- the tnpB gene encoding IS200/IS605 family element RNA-guided endonuclease TnpB translates to MKQLKAYKFRIYPSEEQKIFFSKTFGCVRLVYNLMLNDRIKAYEESKGNPDKKIKYPTPAKYKKDYEFLKEVDSLALANAQINLDKAYKNFFRDKSIGFPKFKSKKNPVQSYTTNNQKGTVNIFEKWLKIPKLKELIKIKVHRKIEGIIKSVTISRNGSGKYFISLLCETDIQELPKTNSSVGIDLGIKDMAILSTGEKIKNLKFRKQLEDKLKREQRKLSKRFLIAKKINKKLNEARNYQKQRIKVAKIHEKIMNMRTDFLNKLSTYIIKNHDIICIEDLNTKGLLHNHKLSKSIADVSWASFVNKLEYKAKWYGKEIIKIDRLYPSSQICSVCGHRDGKKTLDIREWTCLICHTHHDRDINAAKNILAEGLRIRQAV
- the tnpA gene encoding IS200/IS605 family transposase; this encodes MELDSNCHSVFLLYYHLVLVVKYRRNVFDDTISEFAKDMFVRIGVPYHITLVQWNHDKDHVHIMFKAHPKTELTKFINAYKSASSRIIKKEFPHIRKYLWKEMFWSKSFCLLTTGGAPIEVIKKYIEEQGQKSK
- the pheT gene encoding phenylalanine--tRNA ligase subunit beta, with the protein product MLISLDWLKQYVDIKENIKELDNALTMIGQEVEAIDIQGKDLERVVIGEIVEYDRHPNSDRLTLLKVNVGEAEPIQIVCGAPNHKLGDKVVVARIGAVLPGNFKIKKSKIRDVESFGMLCSEVELGLGENGDGIIILPQDAPVGEEYRKYAGLDDVIFELEITPNRPDCLSHIGIAREIAAYYGRKVKYPVANFTETIESTTKFAKVNIEDKERCKRYMGRVITNVKVGESPEWLKKRIRAMGMHPINNIVDITNFVMFEYNQPMHAFDLDKVKNGSVVVRAAKPGEKIITLDGVERELNNEELVIADEERPIAIAGIIGGVESEITAETKNIFLEVAYFEPSNIRKTARRLGIITESSYRNERGMDIEGIEEASERAVALIAEIAGGEVLDGAIDRYIEKPKKCEIPLSFEKLNKFVGKELPEDVVGKILSNLGFGIKTLSQDTLVVIPPVYRGDLTRTADIYEEIIRMYGFDNIEAIMPVEDIRAGLREASVELADDARKIIREVGLQEVVNYSFIPSNVVDILNIKDPVIPISNPLSEDMAILRPTLIWSLLANIRDNINRNQFDLRLAEVSRVFTPADELANEELRICIGLAGRPERTLWNPKPESYDFYTIKGYVEKVMEYLGVTKYRLSRTENPNFHPGRSAEISIGNEVVGVFGEIHPDVQEKMDIKRERVYIAELDLAKLDKYRKKTIKYERIVKYPEVTRDLAIVLDRDVLVGDMVESIKKISSLIEKVDIFDVYEGDKIDSGKKSVAISIVLRDKEKTLDEKQINDVVEKVLNMIAKEYKGEIRK
- the pheS gene encoding phenylalanine--tRNA ligase subunit alpha yields the protein MKEKVAQLKEAAGISISQAESLQQLDEIRVKLLGKKGELTEISKGMRELTPEERPVMGQLVNETREFISKALEQKNSELKEKEKNERLAQEIIDITLPGKKNVLGTTHPITETMDFMKNIFIEMGFDIADGPEVEKVALNFDALNIPETHPSRDITDTFYINHDVVLRTQTSPVQIRYMQNHKPPFRMICPGKVYRPDYDISHTPMFHQMEGLMVGENISFANFKAILTNSLKKIFGDTEVRFRPHFFPFTEPSAEVDIQCAVCKGKGCRMCKDSGWVEIMGCGMVDPEVLKAVGYDPNEVSGFAFGMGIERVAMLRHGINDLRAFFENDVRFLKQFK
- a CDS encoding YfcE family phosphodiesterase, which produces MKVLIISDSHGRFETLINIYELEKPDVVLCAGDHSNDGEELSFVYPNSQYYIVRGNCDIFDRKYSDEMIIELEGVKILLAHGHEYGVKSSYGSILKRAEILGCNAAVFGHTHIPYKEIINKVTLFNPGAVRDGEYGILNIDKNGFEFVHKHIMG